The following proteins are encoded in a genomic region of Bacteroidia bacterium:
- the dtd gene encoding D-tyrosyl-tRNA(Tyr) deacylase translates to MKAVVQRVQSASVLVEGTTISSIGKGCLVLLGVHVDDEPEDLEWLVGKVARLRIFSDAAGVMNCSVNEVGGAILVVSQFTLYASTKKGNRPSYIAAARPEKAVPMYEKFVEMLEKELGNKVLTGSFGADMQVNLVNDGPVTIVIDSRNKD, encoded by the coding sequence ATGAAAGCAGTAGTTCAACGGGTTCAATCAGCATCGGTGCTTGTGGAAGGAACAACCATCAGTTCAATCGGAAAAGGTTGTTTGGTTTTGTTGGGTGTTCATGTGGATGATGAACCGGAAGATTTAGAATGGTTGGTAGGCAAAGTGGCTCGTCTTCGAATTTTTTCTGATGCAGCTGGTGTTATGAATTGTTCGGTGAATGAAGTAGGTGGCGCAATTCTGGTGGTAAGTCAATTTACGTTGTATGCTTCAACCAAAAAAGGGAATCGACCGTCGTATATAGCTGCTGCCCGGCCGGAGAAAGCTGTTCCGATGTATGAGAAATTTGTAGAAATGTTGGAGAAGGAACTTGGAAACAAGGTTTTAACAGGTTCATTTGGTGCCGATATGCAGGTAAACCTTGTCAACGACGGTCCGGTTACTATAGTCATTGATTCAAGAAACAAAGACTAA
- a CDS encoding CoA-binding protein — protein sequence MSKKTLVVGASLKPGRYANMAIELLNQYGHDVVAYGKDKGKVGDIDIQTEWPEGELFDTVTLYVAPSNQEELMPKVLALNPRRIIFNPGTENVVFEQLAHQAGIGVDEACTLVMLRTNQY from the coding sequence ATGAGTAAGAAGACTTTGGTAGTTGGAGCCAGCCTGAAACCTGGAAGGTATGCCAATATGGCTATTGAGTTATTAAATCAATACGGGCATGATGTGGTGGCATATGGAAAAGATAAAGGGAAGGTAGGGGATATTGATATTCAGACGGAATGGCCTGAAGGAGAGTTGTTTGATACAGTAACTTTGTATGTTGCTCCTTCAAATCAGGAAGAGTTGATGCCCAAGGTTTTGGCTTTGAACCCCAGAAGGATTATTTTTAACCCCGGCACAGAGAATGTGGTTTTTGAACAACTGGCTCACCAAGCAGGAATAGGGGTGGATGAGGCTTGTACCTTGGTTATGTTGCGCACTAATCAGTATTAA
- a CDS encoding lactate utilization protein encodes MTETLKDFISASDKKSFDKEHKRKLLFNISQYDKKVVEGKLIYSDLNLARERASHLKTKTINNLDKYLIEFEAAFVKRGGKVLWAENGDQAIEEVLKIAKKIHAKTLVKAKSMVTEEIHLNHHMEKAGIESIETDLGEYIQQLDGEPPYHIVTPAMHKSKEDVAKLFHEKKGLPPGSSPSDIMAYVRRILREKYTEAELGVTGGNFLVADIGAVGITENESNQFMSVAFPKTIISIVGIEKMIPSLADLDLFFPLLAVHGTGQKVTVYNTLLTGPRQNGEIDGPDEMYVILLDNGRTNLLAQPDQREALNCIRCGACLNACPIYRNVGGHSYATTYSGPIGSVITPHLRGFDDFRHLSFASSLCGRCTEVCPVKIDIHKHLLHNRRDSINQNYSSKVENISMFFWKKVTLSRKNMNKGGASVKNFFLNSFFKSAWGNRREMPQLAQKSFNERWREKKGIK; translated from the coding sequence ATGACTGAAACACTTAAGGATTTTATTTCTGCCAGCGATAAAAAATCCTTTGATAAAGAACATAAGCGTAAGCTATTATTCAATATTTCCCAATACGACAAAAAGGTAGTTGAAGGAAAACTTATCTATTCCGACCTGAATTTAGCCCGGGAACGTGCTTCTCACCTTAAAACCAAAACCATCAATAACCTGGACAAATACCTCATTGAATTTGAAGCTGCATTTGTTAAGCGAGGCGGAAAAGTTCTTTGGGCAGAAAATGGAGATCAGGCAATTGAAGAAGTTTTGAAAATTGCCAAAAAAATTCATGCTAAAACCTTGGTAAAAGCCAAAAGTATGGTTACTGAAGAAATTCACCTAAACCATCACATGGAAAAAGCAGGTATTGAAAGCATTGAGACCGATTTGGGTGAGTATATTCAACAACTTGATGGTGAACCTCCATACCACATTGTTACCCCGGCCATGCACAAAAGCAAGGAGGATGTGGCTAAACTTTTTCATGAGAAAAAAGGACTACCTCCGGGTAGCAGCCCATCCGATATCATGGCCTATGTTAGACGAATTTTAAGAGAAAAATATACTGAAGCTGAATTGGGAGTTACCGGAGGAAATTTCCTGGTGGCCGATATTGGCGCCGTTGGAATTACCGAAAACGAAAGCAACCAATTTATGAGCGTGGCCTTTCCCAAAACCATTATTTCTATTGTTGGTATAGAAAAAATGATTCCTTCTTTGGCCGATTTAGACCTGTTTTTCCCTCTTCTGGCAGTACATGGAACCGGACAAAAAGTAACAGTCTACAACACTTTGCTTACCGGCCCCCGCCAAAATGGAGAAATTGATGGACCAGACGAGATGTATGTCATTTTACTCGATAACGGACGTACCAATTTATTGGCGCAGCCGGATCAACGAGAAGCGCTTAATTGCATTCGTTGCGGTGCTTGCTTAAATGCCTGCCCCATTTATCGCAATGTGGGAGGCCATAGCTATGCAACTACCTACAGTGGTCCTATTGGCAGCGTAATTACGCCCCATTTGCGTGGTTTTGACGACTTTAGGCACCTTAGTTTTGCTTCCTCGCTGTGCGGACGCTGTACCGAAGTTTGCCCTGTTAAAATCGACATTCACAAGCATTTGCTTCACAACCGTCGCGACAGTATCAATCAAAACTACAGTTCTAAAGTGGAAAATATTTCCATGTTCTTTTGGAAAAAAGTTACTCTTAGCCGAAAAAACATGAACAAAGGTGGGGCTTCTGTTAAAAATTTCTTTCTGAATAGTTTTTTCAAGTCTGCTTGGGGTAATCGCCGTGAAATGCCTCAACTTGCCCAAAAATCATTCAATGAAAGATGGCGCGAAAAGAAGGGAATTAAATAA